agaAAGTTTATAAGAAAATGCTAACATATACATTAAAACTCAAAAAACCATTGATAATATGGATGATAGATATAAATAATCATCCTTGAAAACCATTGGAAACTAACGAAAAAAACTTACTTGTGAATGTATAGTATGCATTCCTACATTGTCGATGATAGAAAAAttagcattaacaatttcagctctttcttcttcttgaagAACTCGAATAATCTCATAAAACAAGGATTGCTGATTATAAATCCGACTTGCTATTACTAAGACTTTTAAAGCATACCCAAAAATGTTAATCTCGATTATAGGTGGTATCAAATCAGCTTCAGGTGGTCGTTTGACattattgttgatgtttatgGTTGATGGCCTTACCAATaaactttgttttttttgtttcatcCTCTCAACTATTGTCTGCAGATTTTCGATATATTCTGTAGCTTCGTGAAGTTGATCCGGTACTGACACTAGCTTCTGGCAAACAGATTTATACTTCAtttcaaaaagagaaaaaaaactgaTTT
This is a stretch of genomic DNA from Papaver somniferum cultivar HN1 chromosome 1, ASM357369v1, whole genome shotgun sequence. It encodes these proteins:
- the LOC113273347 gene encoding transcription factor bHLH162-like, whose product is MKSLYSQLNSLLIPPENSSKKLVSVPDQLHEATEYIENLQTIVERMKQKKQSLLVRPSTININNNVKRPPEADLIPPIIEINIFGYALKVLVIASRIYNQQSLFYEIIRVLQEEERAEIVNANFSIIDNVGMHTIHSQVGDSELGFGVERVRRRLTKLVHEFVIV